The genomic DNA ACAGCCCGGCCAGCGCCAGGGCGAGCAGCACCTTGAGCCGCAGCGGAAAGCGGACCACCGGGTCGAGGCCGCCCGGCGGCGGGGGTGCGGCGTGGAACTCGGGTGGGGCCATACTTCTCCCAGGCTAAGGACGCCCGTCTGCCAGGAATCTGACGGCGTGGAGCGGCGCCGCCCCTTGAGCGGGCGTTCACCCGGCCCGCAGAAAACAGGGGCGGCGGGAGAGCGTCCTCGCGTGGGCCGGGAAGTCGGGGCCACTCCGTCCGGGCAGGCCAACCCCACGGGTTCTCTCCTCCCGGCGTCGGCGCTCGTCGCCCCAGGCCGGGTGCGCCGGAACGGGCCCGGGGGCGGCGACGGCTTCCCCGCCAAGCACGTATGGTGGGGAAAGCACCCTTGCTCGTCCTCGACCGGCGCGCGGCCCCGACCGGCGCGCGGCCCCGACCTCGGGCGCGCCCCGACGGTTTTCTCACCCCCTTTCCCGAACTGGAGGCCCATGCAAATCTTCGACCCGACGATCTTTCCGGTGCTGGCGGCGGACGGGCTGACGAACGGCGCGGTGTACGCCCTGCTCGCCCTGGCGACCGTGCTCGTCTTCGCGGTGACGCGGGTGATCTTCGTGCCGCTCGGCGAGTTCGTGGTCTTCGGCACGCTGACGCTGGCGTCTTTTCAGCTCGGGCGGGTGCCGGGCACCCTGTCGCTGCTCCTCGTGGTGCTGGCCCTCGCTGCCGGGATGGAGGCCTTCACCCGGGCGCGGCGGGGGCAGGTCCGGGGGGCTCTGCTGACCCTGGGCGGCGCCGCCCTGCTCGGCGTAGCCCTCTTCGCCCTGGCCGGGTGGCTCGTGCCCCTGAGGCCCCCGCTGTGGGTGCAGGTGCTCCTGACCCTGGCGCTCGTGGCGCCGCTCGGGCCGCTGATCTACCGCACCGTCTACCAGCCGCTGCAAAACGCGACCGTGCTCGTCCTGCTGATCGCCTCGGTCGCCCTGCACCTCGCGCTGACGGGGCTCGCGCTCGTCTTCTTCGGGCCGGAGGGCTCGCGCACGCCCCCCTTCGCGGCGGGCAACGTCACGCTCGGGCAGGTTACGCTGAGCCGTCAGAGCCTGCTCGTGATCCTGGTCTCGGCCCTGCTGATGCTGGGGCTGTACCTCTTTTTCGAGCGCACCATGTCCGGCAAGGCGCTGCGGGCGACGGCGGTCAACCGCCTGGGCGCCCGGCTCGTCGGGATCAGCCCGTCCTCGGCGGGGATGTTGACCTTCACGCTCGCGGCATTGATCGGGGCGCTCGGCGGCGTCCTGATCGGCCCCAGCGTGGCGCTGAACTACGACTCGGGCTTCCTGATCGGGCTCAAGGGCTTTGTCGGCGCGATCATCGGCGGGCTGGTGAGCTATCCCCTCGCGGCGGCGGGAGCGGTGCTCGTCGGGCTGATCGAGAGTTTCGCGTCCTTCAGCCTCTCGGCGTGGAAGGAAGTCATCGTCTTCACCCTGATCCTGCCCGTGTTGCTGTGGCGCTCGCTCACCACCCGCCACCTCCCCGAGGACGAGGAGTGACCCGCCTCCCCGCCCGCTCGGTGCTGACGGCCCTCGTGGTCCTCGTCGCCCTGATCCTGCCGCTCGCGCTGCCCCTCTTCCAGGTCACCCTGCTCGTGAACATCCTGATCTTCGCGCTCGTGGTGACCGGGCTCGTGCTCCTCACCGGCATCGTGGGCCTCACGAGCTTCGGGCAGGCGGCCTTCATGGGGGTGGGGGCGTACACGACGGCGGTGCTGACCACCCAGGCGGGGTGGAGCCCGTGGCTGACCCTCTTCGCGGGCTTCGGCGTCACCGCCCTGCTCGCCCTGCTGCTCGGGCTCGCCACGCTGCGGATGCAGGGGCATTACCTCCCGCTCGCCACGATTGCCTGGGGCATCAGCCTCTACTACGTGTTCGGCAACACCCCGGCCCTGGGCGGCTTCACGGGCCTGACGGAGATTCCCCCGGTGGGCGTCTTCGGGCTGCGGCTCACCTCGCCGCGCGCCTTCGCGTACCTCGCGCTCGTCTGTCTGGGGTTGTGTGCCCTGGGCGCGCAGTTCCTGCTCTCCAGCCGCACCGGGCGGGCGATGCGGGCGCTGCGCGGCGGGCCCCTCGTCGCGGAGGCGTTCGGGGTGAACGTCTTTCGGCTGCGGGTGCAGGTCTTCGTGCTCGCGGCGCTGATGGCCTCGCTCGCGGGGTGGCTCTACGCGCACAGCCAGCGTTTCGTGAATCCCACCCCCTTCAGCCTGAACGCGGGCATCGAGTACCTGTTCATGGCGGTGGTGGGCGGCTCGCAGCACGTCTGGGGCGCCCTGCTGGGCTCGGGGCTGATCACCCTGCTGCGCGAGGGGTTGCGCGACTTCCTCCCCGCCCTCGTCGGCGCGCAGGGGAATTTCGAGGTGATCGTCTTCGGCGTCCTCGTCATCCTGACCCTGCAATTCGCGCGGCGCGGGCTGTGGCCCCTCGTCGAGCGGGCGCTGCCGCAGTCGCCCTTCCGGCTGCTCCCCGAGACGCGGCCCCTCCCCACCCGACCGAAGCCGACGCCGGGCACGCCGCTTCTGTCCGTCGAGCACGCCGTGAAGACCTTCGGGGGGTTGAAGGCGGTTAACGACGTGTCCTTCGAGCTGCGGGCCGGGGAAATCCTGGGACTCATCGGCCCGAACGGGGCGGGCAAGAGCACCATGTTCAACCTGATCACGGGGGTGAGTCCGGCGACGGGCGGGCGGATCGTCTTCGCGGGGCGGGACATCACCCGGCTGGAGGCGGTGCAGATTCACCGCCTGGGTCTCGCGCGCACCTTCCAGCACGTCCACCTGCTCCCCGACCTCACCCTGCTCGCGAACACGATGATGGGCGGCTACGCGCGGGGCCGGGCCGGGATGCTCGCCAGCCTCCTGCACCTGGAGCGCGCCGAGGAGGCCGCCCTGCAACACGAGGCGCTGCGGCAACTGCGCCGCGTGGGGCTGGGCGAGCAGGCCTTCACCCTCGCGGGAAATCTGCCGCTGGGGCAGCAGAGATTGCTGGAGGTCGCCCGCGCCCTCGTCGCCGACCCCACGCTGCTCCTGCTCGACGAGCCCGCCGCCGGGTTGCGCTACGGCGAGAAGACGGAACTCGCGGCGCTGCTGCGGCGGCTGCGGGACGAGGGGGTCACCCTCCTGCTCGTCGAGCACGACATGGACCTCGTGATGAACCTCGTGGACCGGGTGGTCGTGATGAATTCCGGCGAGAAGCTGGCGGAGGGCTCCCCCGCCCAGATCCGGACGGACGCCGCCGTGCGCGAGGCGTACCTCGGCGTGGAGCTGGAAGAGGGCGCGGCGTGACGGTGCCGCTCCTCGACGTGCGTGGCCTGCACACCCGCTATGGCCGGGTCGAGGCCCTGAGCGGCGTGAGCGTCCAGGTCCCCGCCGGGCACATCGTCAGCGTGATCGGCGCGAACGGGGCGGGCAAGACCACGCTGCTGAACTCGGTCATGGGCGTGCTGCCGTCGCAGGGCGAGGTCAGCTACGCGGGCCAGTCCCTGCGCGGCGTGCCCCTGGAGGGCCGGGTCTCCCGGGGCATCAGCCTCGTCCCCGAGCGCCGCGACCTCTTCGCCTCCATGACGGTCGCCGACAACCTGCAACTCGGCGCCTACAGCCGCCGCCGCGAGAACTGGCGTCCCGACCTCGAAGACGTCTACACCCGCTTTCCCCGGTTGCGCGAGCGCCGCACCCAGCTCGCGGGCACCCTGTCGGGCGGCGAGCAGCAGATGCTGGCGATTGGCCGGGCGCTGATGGGCAAACCGAAGCTCCTCCTCCTCGACGAGCCCTCGCTGGGACTGGCACCCCTGATCGTGCGCGACATCTTGAGGATCGTGCAGGGT from Deinococcus planocerae includes the following:
- a CDS encoding branched-chain amino acid ABC transporter permease → MQIFDPTIFPVLAADGLTNGAVYALLALATVLVFAVTRVIFVPLGEFVVFGTLTLASFQLGRVPGTLSLLLVVLALAAGMEAFTRARRGQVRGALLTLGGAALLGVALFALAGWLVPLRPPLWVQVLLTLALVAPLGPLIYRTVYQPLQNATVLVLLIASVALHLALTGLALVFFGPEGSRTPPFAAGNVTLGQVTLSRQSLLVILVSALLMLGLYLFFERTMSGKALRATAVNRLGARLVGISPSSAGMLTFTLAALIGALGGVLIGPSVALNYDSGFLIGLKGFVGAIIGGLVSYPLAAAGAVLVGLIESFASFSLSAWKEVIVFTLILPVLLWRSLTTRHLPEDEE
- a CDS encoding ABC transporter permease subunit; the encoded protein is MTRLPARSVLTALVVLVALILPLALPLFQVTLLVNILIFALVVTGLVLLTGIVGLTSFGQAAFMGVGAYTTAVLTTQAGWSPWLTLFAGFGVTALLALLLGLATLRMQGHYLPLATIAWGISLYYVFGNTPALGGFTGLTEIPPVGVFGLRLTSPRAFAYLALVCLGLCALGAQFLLSSRTGRAMRALRGGPLVAEAFGVNVFRLRVQVFVLAALMASLAGWLYAHSQRFVNPTPFSLNAGIEYLFMAVVGGSQHVWGALLGSGLITLLREGLRDFLPALVGAQGNFEVIVFGVLVILTLQFARRGLWPLVERALPQSPFRLLPETRPLPTRPKPTPGTPLLSVEHAVKTFGGLKAVNDVSFELRAGEILGLIGPNGAGKSTMFNLITGVSPATGGRIVFAGRDITRLEAVQIHRLGLARTFQHVHLLPDLTLLANTMMGGYARGRAGMLASLLHLERAEEAALQHEALRQLRRVGLGEQAFTLAGNLPLGQQRLLEVARALVADPTLLLLDEPAAGLRYGEKTELAALLRRLRDEGVTLLLVEHDMDLVMNLVDRVVVMNSGEKLAEGSPAQIRTDAAVREAYLGVELEEGAA
- a CDS encoding ABC transporter ATP-binding protein, which encodes MTVPLLDVRGLHTRYGRVEALSGVSVQVPAGHIVSVIGANGAGKTTLLNSVMGVLPSQGEVSYAGQSLRGVPLEGRVSRGISLVPERRDLFASMTVADNLQLGAYSRRRENWRPDLEDVYTRFPRLRERRTQLAGTLSGGEQQMLAIGRALMGKPKLLLLDEPSLGLAPLIVRDILRIVQGLRDGGVTILLVEQNARASLAISDEAYVLETGQVKMQGPAAELARNPELTASYLGGR